Proteins from one Podospora pseudoanserina strain CBS 124.78 chromosome 1, whole genome shotgun sequence genomic window:
- a CDS encoding hypothetical protein (EggNog:ENOG503P44J; COG:S) — MPPRRSHKKSRAGCRRCKARKIKCDEVHPRCGNCVKHGVACDFEHPEVLADLQAAAAAAAQTPSTPATTVNFGSPIVPSAGHLSLASAPLARPLPPPPMSTTTAPGHRLLELKLMHHYTVMTCKTFTFTAPVTEDIWKITVPNLAFSGSQHLADSILAVAALHLRSINPNDKEIVRASHAYMAASLEEYSATLNQGINHTNAEALFLTAALIAFQSTATRVFMKDEGLSINSSSTSSLSSDPSKRHQQPGCYAIPFTWFHSFQGVKAITAASWQYLRVSPVVTQVINSQAALQLDFRTGPETFFGHLLEGLEEELSNPPSSFDARVPLTSRPLPPANSPDHISATRQAYQHAVAVLNWAHKIPHKGAPLAFPATVSKRFIELLEERRPRALAILACFFALLKSLDGVWWLQGMARREVLGVVSLFNSDFFGPDAYRKWWPHLEWAMRIALFEPERDGNGQQGGMPIPPEVWGSDWFAEERALEEQGREQGDYFGHIELLSQMSSAVNSIPTVPEYAAMMAGARGQGGR; from the exons ATGCCCCCGCGCAGGTCGCACAAGAAGTCGCGGGCTGGCTGCCGTCGTTgcaaggcgaggaagatcaAG TGCGATGAAGTCCACCCACGATGCGGCAACTGCGTAAAGCACGGCGTCGCTTGCGACTTTGAGCACCCCGAAGTCCTCGCCGACCTccaagccgccgccgcagcagcagctcaaaccccctccacccccgcgACGACCGTCAACTTCGGCTCCCCCATCGTCCCCTCCGCcggccacctctccctcgcctccgctCCGCTCGCCCGACCCCTacccccacctcccatgtccaccaccaccgccccggGACATCGACTCCTCGAACTCAAACTCATGCACCACTACACAGTCATGACCTGCAAAACATTCACCTTCACCGCACCCGTAACAGAAGACATTTGGAAAATCACCGtccccaacctcgccttctccgGCTCCCAACACCTAGCAgactccatcctcgccgtcgccgccctccacctccgaagcatcaaccccaacgacAAAGAAATCGTCCGCGCCTCCCATGCCTACATGGCCGCCTCGCTGGAAGAATACTCGGCCACCCTCAACCAAGGAatcaaccacaccaacgCCGAAGCCCTGTTTCTAACCGCAGCCCTCATAGCCTTCCAGTCCACCGCCACCCGCGTCTTCATGAAAGACGAAGGCCTAAGCATaaactcatcctccacctcctccctctcctccgaccCATCAAAACGCCACCAGCAACCTGGCTGCTACGCCATCCCCTTCACCTGGTTCCACTCCTTCCAAGGCGTCAAAGCCATCACGGCCGCCTCCTGGCAGTATTTACGAGTGTCACCGGTGGTAACCCAGGTAATCAACTCCCAAGCCGCCCTCCAACTCGACTTCCGCACCGGCCCAGAGACGTTTTTTGGCCATTTGTTGGAAGGGCTAGAAGAGGAGCTGAGTAACCCCCCCTCTAGCTTTGACGCTCGGGTGCCGTTGACGTCGAGACCGTTGCCACCAGCAAACAGCCCGGACCATATTTCTGCCACGAGACAAGCCTACCAGCATGCGGTGGCGGTGCTGAACTGGGCGCACAAGATCCCGCACAAGGGCGCGCCGTTGGCGTTCCCGGCTACGGTGTCCAAAAGATTCATTGAGCTACTTGAGGAACGGCGGCCTCGGGCACTGGCGATTTTGGCGTGTTTTTTTGCCTTGTTGAAGTCGCTTgatggggtttggtggttgcaGGGGATGGCGAGACGGGAAGTCCTGGGGGTTGTGTCGTTGTTTAACAGTGATTTTTTCGGGCCGGACGCGTATAGGAAGTGGTGGCCTCATTTGGAGTGGGCGATGAGGATCGCGCTTTTCGAGCCGGagagggatgggaatgggcaACAGGGGGGGATGCCGATACCGCCAGAGGTTTGGGGGAGTGATTGGTTTGCCGAGGAGAgggcgctggaggagcaggggagggagcagggggATTACTTTGGGCATATTGAGCTGTTGAGTCAGATGAGCAGTGCGGTGAATAGCATTCCGACTGTGCCGGAGTATGCTGCTATGATGGCTGGGGCTAGAGGgcagggggggaggtga
- the RPF2 gene encoding rRNA-binding ribosome biosynthesis protein rpf2 (EggNog:ENOG503NV15; COG:J; BUSCO:EOG09263EBB): protein MLRTVKPKTARSKRALEKRAPKAVENPKKALFLRGTSCSQITQDALGDLYALRQVHAKRFQKKNAIHPFEDASSLAFFSEKNDCSLLLFGSSNKKRPHTITFARTFDYKILDMLELCLDGESFRSISQFKTQKVPVGTRPLMVFAGTAFESPVPNGFTMAKSMLIDFFRGETSDKIDVEGLRFVVVVTADEPTTAENSDDPSSKAVLRLRVYTIQTKRSGQKLPRVELEEHGPRIDFRIGRIQEPDEAMLKEALRKAKTNEERTKKNISTDIMGDKLGRIHMGKLDLSQLQTRKMKGLKRERDVLDEAETVVEEAPKRKKKVDI from the exons ATGCTTCGCACAGT AAAGCCCAAAACCGCTCGCTCGAAGCGTGCCCTCGAGAAGCGGGCGCCGAAAGCCGTCGAGAACCCCAAGAAGGCCCTCTTTCTGAGGGGTACCTCCTGCAGTCAAATC ACACAAGATGCCCTAGGCGATCTCTATGCGCTCAGGCAAGTCCATGCCAAGCgcttccagaagaagaatgcGATCCATCCTTTCGAAGACGCCAGCTcgctcgccttcttctctgAGAAAAACGACTGTAgtcttttgttgtttggcAGCTCCAACAAGAAGCGCccacacaccatcaccttTGCGCGCACCTTTGACTACAAGATCCTCGACATGCTTGAGCTCTGCCTCGATGGCGAGTCGTTCCGCAGCATTTCGCAGTTCAAGACCCAGAAGGTGCCAGTGGGAACCAGGCCGTTGATGGTTTTTGCGGGGACGGCCTT CGAATCTCCTGTACCGAATGGCTTCACCATGGCCAAGTCCATGCTCATTGACTTCTTCCGCGGCGAGACATCCGACAAGATTGACGTCGAGGGTCTCCGtttcgttgtcgttgtcacTGCTGAcgagcccaccaccgccgagaACTCCGACGACCCATCCTCCAAGGCtgtcctccgcctccgcgtCTACACCATCCAGACCAAGCGCTCCGGCCAAAAGCTTCCCCGcgtcgagctggaggaacATGGTCCCCGCATCGACTTCCGCATCGGTAGAATCCAAGAACCCGACGAGGCTATGCTCAAGGAGGCGCTGCGTAAGGCGAAGACCAACGAGGAGCgcaccaagaagaacatCTCCACCGACATCATGGGTGACAAGCTCGGCAGAATCCACATGGGCAAGCTGGATCTCAGCCAGCTCCAGACAAGAAAGATGAAGGGTCTCAAGCGCGAACGGGATGTCCTCGACGAGGCGGAGACGGTAGTGGAGGAGGCGCCCaagcgcaagaagaaggtcgaTATCTAA